A part of Nesterenkonia lutea genomic DNA contains:
- the thiE gene encoding thiamine phosphate synthase has translation MSETLPTTPEPTHLGHLRRERLLSARLYVCTDLQRFITRPEAGPVDELDFDALREFFVAAYTGGVDIIQVRDKQVTVQTEIAALVLLRQVANEYGGLSAANDRADVAAIAGVDVFHVGQEDLSTEEARLVLGDDVVIGRSCHSIEQVREADSDIGLDYFCTGPIWETPTKPGRAAVGLELPAQAAALESSKVFFAIGGIDETNIAQVTEAGADRVVVVRAVTQASDPAASARALRDQLPA, from the coding sequence ATGAGCGAGACTTTGCCGACCACGCCTGAACCCACCCACCTGGGCCATCTGCGCCGGGAGCGACTGCTATCCGCCAGGCTCTACGTCTGCACGGACCTGCAGCGGTTCATCACCCGCCCCGAGGCCGGACCCGTGGACGAGCTGGACTTCGATGCGCTGCGCGAGTTCTTCGTCGCGGCCTACACCGGGGGCGTGGACATCATCCAGGTCCGGGACAAACAGGTCACGGTGCAGACCGAGATCGCCGCGCTGGTCCTGCTGCGCCAGGTCGCCAATGAATACGGCGGCCTCTCTGCGGCGAATGACCGCGCCGATGTCGCAGCGATCGCGGGAGTCGATGTCTTCCACGTGGGCCAGGAGGATCTCTCCACGGAGGAGGCACGGCTGGTCCTGGGCGACGACGTGGTCATCGGTCGCTCCTGTCACAGCATCGAGCAGGTGCGTGAAGCCGATTCAGACATCGGCCTGGACTACTTCTGCACCGGACCGATCTGGGAGACCCCCACGAAACCTGGCCGAGCCGCCGTCGGACTCGAGCTCCCCGCACAGGCAGCGGCGCTGGAGAGTTCCAAGGTCTTCTTCGCCATCGGCGGCATCGACGAGACCAACATCGCGCAGGTCACCGAGGCCGGCGCCGACCGCGTGGTGGTTGTCCGCGCCGTGACCCAGGCTTCGGACCCTGCCGCGAGCGCCCGGGCGCTTCGCGACCAGCTCCCGGCTTAG